In Panulirus ornatus isolate Po-2019 chromosome 13, ASM3632096v1, whole genome shotgun sequence, the genomic window gttattaggtacagtagggttgggggtcaagtcaattgggaggtaagtttgaatggagaaaaactggaggaagtaaagtgttttagatatctgggagtggatctggcagcggatggaaccatggaagcggaagtggatcatagggtgggggaggggcgaaaattctgggagccttgaagaatgtgtggaagtcgagaacattatctcggaaagcaaaaatgggtatgtttgaaggaatagtggttccaacaatgttgtatggttgcgaggcgtgggctctggatagagttgtgcgcaggaggatggatgtgctggaaatgagatgtttgaggacaatgtgtggtgtgaggtggtttgatcgagtaagtaacgtaagggtaagagagatgtgtggaaataaaaagagcgtggttgagagagcagaagagggtgttttgaaatggtttgggcacatggagagattgagtgaggaaagtttgaccaagaggatatatgtgtcggaggtggagggaacgaggagaagtgggagaccaaattggaggtggaaagatggagtgaaaaagattttgtgtgatcggggcctgaacatgcaggagggtgaaaggagggcaaggaatagagtgaattggatcgatgtggtataccggggttgacgtcctgtcagtggattgaatcagggcatgtgaagcgtctggggtaaaccatggaaagctgtgtaggtatgtatattttgcgtgtgtggacgtatgtatatacatgtgtatgggggtgggttgggccatttcttcgtctgtttccttgcgctaccttgcaaacgcgggagactggcaaaaaaaaaaaaaaaaaagaatttaatatacattcaatatttgtttgatttaaatttctagcagtccatggtatactttagacacatgggagatgtataattagtgggttagaggtgtgttgatgaattattattattggtctggtaaaatggttaatccggcaaggctttggaaccaagagtgccagaaaatcggtggtgtacctgtactagaACAACCTGAAGGTTTAACTTGAAATTAAACAAGGAACTTATGAAAACATTTGAAAAACATATTCTATTGTATAagagtgtggatgaatggaataaactgaatgagggaTTGGTAATACTGTAGCTGTGTACAGAAGTTTTAAAAAATATGTGATAGTACAAAACGTTCAAAAGATGGAGCCtgatgagtgtaaaactccctccctgtacagtacgaatagataattacacacacacacacacacacacacacacacacacacacacacacacacacacacacacacacacacacctaaagaagcacagagagctaaatgagaaggtccagtggaggaTAATGAagaggtaccagaattaagagagctgagctacaggaAAAGGCTGAAGGCTTTAAGTTTTCCCGtcttggaaaagaaaagagtaagggtGGCCTGGTCACAACCTTTTTAAGCTTTTAAAACAAATCAAAGACATGGACAGTGGATGTTTCTTTAAAAGAtgaagggatagagcaaccagaagacaaaacatgaaattaaggaagaactttttttaaaaaagatgtaaagaagtacttctgtgATATAAGTGGTGAATGAATAGAATAGAATGATTGAGAACATGGGTAATGCAGACAGCATCCATAAATTTAGAGTCACATGATGGtagagaatggtcaagagatggggccccagtaGTGTAAAACTACTCCCTCTGCAGTACATATAGTTACTTACAAAATAGGCATTTAcacacacttacttttgttgcatTCTTTACTAGCTGACTCTTGATTTAAATGTTTCAGAATGGATGAGAAAGAACTGCCTCATCCAAACTGGAAGGCTTTGGCAACTGTTAACTTGAAGTGGAAAACATTTGTCCGACCACAGTCAGAAAGAGTACATcaacaagaagaaaagaaaaagaggaaaatatgtaCATCACTTGAAGGAGAAGATGCCAGAAGGTTCTATGAGGAAGTAGTTGACAACTACTCCCGCTCAAGTGCTGATGTTGACCATGAACAGTTTGAAATGGGAAATTGTGAGAGAACTTCAGACTCTGACCATGATGATTGCCATGAAGTTGACAGGTACGATCGGAGCAAGGAATATGGAAGGCTGGAGTCTGATCATCGCTTGAATATAGCTCTGAAACTCTCCCAAAACAATGATGCAGTCGGTTTAAGAAAAATCTTGGCAAGTGGTTTCAATGTCAATGCAAAAGATGAGTTTGGATGGTCACTCTTAATGGTAGCAGCATGTGCTGGTGCCAAGGAAACAGTACAGACATTACTCGAATATAAAGCAAGGACATCTGTACGGGACAGCAAGGGTAACACTGCTATATATTTAGCAACTATGAGAGGTCACAGAAAGATTGTTGACATTCTTATAAAAtcaaataaaaaggaaaacagcagtcatgatcatgataaaaaagttgAAAGTTCCCAGAAGACCCAAACTGAGTTCTTCTGCACTGTTTGCCAGAAGACCTTCAAGGAAAGTACAGAAGCCCAGCATGAGACTTCTATCATTCACCAGTTCAACTTGGGAGCAGGAGTGAGGAAAACCTTTTATGGCATTCCTCCAAGCAACAAAGGCTATCAGCTCCTTGTAAGTCAAGGATGGGATACTGAAAAGGGTCTGGGTCCTCAAAGTTCTGGTACCAAATTTCCTGTGAAGACTGTGCTGAAAAGAGACAGAGAAGGTCTTGGAAACAGTACCAAAGATATTGGAAGAGTCACTCACTTTGGGCCAGCAGATACAAGTGCGGTTAAAAGAGTTTATAAACCAGATGAAAGAGTGGAACGTCAGAGCACACTAAGCAGGAGGGAATTGAAGAATcaaaagataagagataaaaggaaagagagagatataagaagAATGCTCAATGAACCTGATTACTGAAATCCTCTCTTCTGCCTCACTACAATAGAAAGATTTTGTCTTGCTATGAAGATTGGTAAGTTAAGTCTCTCTTTATATGGTATAATGATATGTCAGGTATCATTTCCACTGGCTTTAGTCCCCTTTATAAATAATACTGGATATGCTGGAAGAGATGCATTCTTTAGATCATTTTTAGGGTAGTCACAGATGATTTTCCCCTTAAGTTTGTTTTGCTACTTCAGTTTCATGTATACCTGCAAAGTGGTAAGACTTAAGAGTCACTTATGCATCTATCTTTGTTGTTTGTCATTTTCTGCTATTGTTGTTCATAGTTGTTGGTATCTGTTGGTCTTGAGTTCTTTGAGAGATTTAAAAAAGGCACTGGAGAACATTAGATACAGACAGCAGTGGTTGACAGTAACAAATTAGGACAGATGGTCTTTTTCTTGCCATATACGAATTATACTGCCCTTATAATAATTCCTTAGGAGAAGTACCACATATGTGCCTATATACACtcagctattttttttctctccacctaCCTACAACTTAGTTTTTGGACCATTCTGACTCTCTACTGCCATTATCATATCCTCATACGTACCCCTAGAGTTATGTACCTGCCTTGTCTTAATCTTCAAGTTTTCATTACAATATAACGATCCAAATCCTGCAACATTGCCCTTTACTTCCTTTACAGCCAGTGCTTTCTAAATTTTTTATCTCCTTATGAATGTGTAAATGCCTTCTCTTCATTTTGTGTGGCTTTTAGACTTAGATCTTCAAATTAGCATATTTCAAAGTAAGTGTTTTCCTGCAACACAACTCTCTCATCACTCAGGTCTATGAGAAACTCCATTTGCATTCACACCCCAACAGTACCTGCTTTCTCATCTCCTACTCTTACATTCAGATACCCCATTTTCTTCATACTTCAAAAGCTAAAACATGCTCCTAGAGCTTTTACATCTCTACTTTACGTATTTTTGTTTCTGCGCTTACAGGAGCTTATGCATACACCAGGATATAAttttcatcttctctttccctgaggataggggagaaggaatatttttcacatattctctgagtgttgtagaaggcaactaacaGGGGCCAAAGTAGAGGGACAGGAAACACTCTCTTTCTGGTGTTTCAGTTTCTAAGGGCTGAAACAGAAGGAGCCTAGCGATGTgtgttcatcctcttcaaaggttCAGGCTAGTGTTTCAGAATATATTTAGCAGTAATCAAgatgaggagaagggagggatagGAAATATGATATTTaaagaaaggaaccttgatgctctatctctgagtgaaatgagttcaagggtaagggggaaaatTGGTTTAGGAATGTCATAGGGGTAAATTaagtaaggaaggggtagcacttctgctgaaggaggagttgtaggaatgtgtgagaGTGTCAAGAAGCGAGCACCAGACTGATGtaggtagaaatgaaagtggaggaTGATAAATGTGCTCAGGGGACTGGATGTCGGCAGTCCTTGCTAAGCGATGGCCAACATCCCGTAGGTCAAGTCAGCCTGTATGTGCACTATTCACAAGCAGCACAGCACACACAGCATACACCCTTGGTACAGGTCACTGTTTCCATCCACACAGTGCTAAGATTCATTCTCGGCCCATGCTGCCTTAAAGTTGTTTTATACTTGCCTGGGATTGTAGTAGATGTTAGGGTTGTTCCCCCCATGTTGAGGCAGTCTCTCTTGTTTCTGTGTTGACCTGATGCTCACTGACCCACGTCTGTTCTATGATGGAGGATGCCATTTCTTGTAATGCCAAggcatttatttttatttccttGGTTAATTACTCCACTTATTCATTTTCTAACTTTTCCACAATTGATACATTTTCATTGCCACTTTCATTATTCTTGCTATCTAAAGTTTTATTTACTAACAACTGAAGAATTTTACAAGTATATCCTTAATTGGTAATCTGTCAGTGCATGAGTGAGGTGTGGTTCATAACTTTGGAGACATAGGCTGCACCAATGTAGGCCTAATGTTTGCACACGAcatgctcaccacacacacacacaagccccttGTCTCACAGTCTCTTCCAtcctgttacatatatatatatatatatatatatatatatatatatatatatatatatatatttattttatatttattatactttgtcgctgtctcccgcgtttgcgaggtagcgcaaggaaacagacgaaggaaatggcccccccccatacacatgtatatacatacgtccacacacgcaaatatacatacctacacagctttccatggtttaccccagacgcttcacatgccttgattcaatccactgacagcacgtcaaccccggtataccacatcgctccaattcactctattccttgccctcccttcaccctcctgcatgttcaggccccgatcacacaaaatctttttcatatataatatatattcatttatttattatatttattttgctttgtcgctgtctcccgcgtttgcgaggtagcgcaaggaaacagacgaaagaaatggcccaacccacccccatgcacatgtatatacatacacgtccacacacgcaaatatacatacctatacatctcaatgtacacatatatatatacacacacagacacacacacacacacacacacacacacacacacatggagagaatgagtgaggaaagaccgaCCAAGAGGACacacgtgtcggaggtggagggaacgaggagaagagggagaccattggaggcggaaagatggagcgaaaaagaccctgcgcgatcggggcccgaacatgcaggagggcgaaaggagggcaaggaatagagtgaattggagcgatgtatatatatatatatatatatatatatatatatatatatatatatatatatatatata contains:
- the LOC139752817 gene encoding G patch domain and ankyrin repeat-containing protein 1 homolog; the protein is MDEKELPHPNWKALATVNLKWKTFVRPQSERVHQQEEKKKRKICTSLEGEDARRFYEEVVDNYSRSSADVDHEQFEMGNCERTSDSDHDDCHEVDRYDRSKEYGRLESDHRLNIALKLSQNNDAVGLRKILASGFNVNAKDEFGWSLLMVAACAGAKETVQTLLEYKARTSVRDSKGNTAIYLATMRGHRKIVDILIKSNKKENSSHDHDKKVESSQKTQTEFFCTVCQKTFKESTEAQHETSIIHQFNLGAGVRKTFYGIPPSNKGYQLLVSQGWDTEKGLGPQSSGTKFPVKTVLKRDREGLGNSTKDIGRVTHFGPADTSAVKRVYKPDERVERQSTLSRRELKNQKIRDKRKERDIRRMLNEPDY